TACGCTGAAATTGTGCCAGCATGAAGAAACCGGCGCGATTGTTGCCGCGCTCACCACTTCCATTCCCGAAGCCGCGCATAGCGAGCGCAACTGGGATTACCGCTTCTGTTGGATCCGCGATTCTTACTACACCGTCCAAGCTCTCAACCGGCTCGGCGCATTGGACGTGCTGGAGAAATATCTGGGATATCTGCGCAATATCGTCGACTCTGCGCGCGGCGGGCAGATCCAGCCGCTCTATTCGGTCATGGGCGAGGGCGAGCTCGACGAAACAACCGCAGCCCATCTGGCCGGCTATCGCGGCATGGGGCCGGTCCGCAAAGGCAACGCCGCCTACAAGCAAATCCAGCATGATTGCTATGGCCAGATCGTCTTGCCCACCGCGCAGGCGTTCTTCGATCGCCGCTTGCTCCGCATGGCCGACGATAATGATTTCGAAAGCCTCGAAGAAGTCGGCGAGATGGCGTGGAAGATGCACGACCAGCCCGATGCGGGCCTGTGGGAATTTCGCACACGTCAGGAAGTCCACACATACTCTGCCGTGATGAGCTGGGCAGCGTGTGATCGCTTGGCAAAGGTGGCAGCAAACATCGACAAAGCTGACCGCCAACAAGTCTGGCAAGAACGCGCCGATGCCATTCGCGCCAAAATCGAAGACAAGGCCTGGGTCGAAAATGGCCAAGAGGGCGGCCATTACGGCGCATCCTTCGAAAGCGACTATCTCGATGCGAGCCTGTTACAGATGGTCGAGCTGCGCTTCCTCCAACCGGACAATCCGCGGTTCCAATCGACATTCACCGCGATCGAGAAAACTCTGCGGCGCGGCGAGCATATGCTTCGCTATGCGTCAGAGGATGATTTCGGTCTGCCGGAGACAGCCTTCAACGTCTGCACATTCTGGTTGATCGAGGCGCTGCATCTTGCGGGGCGCGATGAAGAAGCGCGGACATTGTTCACTGCCATGCTCAGCCATACCACCGAATCCGGTCTGCTTTCTGAAGACCTCGACTTCGAGACCGGAGAGCTGTGGGGGAACTTCCCGCAGACATACTCGCTGGTAGGAGTGATAAATTGTGCCGGGCTGCTGTCCCGGCCGTGGAGCGAAATGCGATGAGCAAGCTGGTAGTCATATCCAACCGCGTGGCGGTCCCCAAAGCGCGCGGCGTAGCGGGAGCACAGGGTGGATTGGCTGGGGCGCTGAACTCTGCGCTCAAGGAGCATCGCGGCATTTGGTTCGGCTGGTCGGGCGAGGAATGCGACGAATATACCGGCAGCATCAATATCCAGCGCAACGATGGCGTGACAACCGCGACGATGGATTTGCCCAAGCAGGACGTTGACGAATATTACAATGGCTACGCCAATTCGACGCTGTGGCCGCTATTCCATTACCGCATCGATCTGACCGAATATGAGCGCGAATTTGGTAAGGGATATGAACGGGTTAACGAGCGCTTTGCAGAAAGCGCTGCGCCGCTGATCGAGCCCGATGATATGGTGTGGGTGCATGACTACCACCTTCTTCCACTCGGCGAACGATTGCGCGCGCGCGGTCTCGACAACCGCATCGGTTTCTTCCTGCATATCCCGTGGCCGCCGACACGGTTGTTCGTCTCGCTGCCATTTCATGAGCGGCTGGTTGAAACGATGCTCCATTATGATGTGCTCGGGTTCCAGACCGGTGAATGGCTGGAAAGTTTCCTGCATTATTGCCGCAAGGAACTTGGCGCGACAGTCGATGAAGCAACCGGCCGTGTCGAATATCAGGGCCGCGTTACATACGCCAAAGCCTATCCGATCGGCATCGATTTCGACCACCTGACCGCGCAAGGCAAAACCGAGGAAGCCAAGATTGCCGGTGAGAAGCTGCTGTCCAGTACGCGTGACCGGATAGCGGCAATCGGTGTTGACCGGCTCGATTACTCGAAAGGTTTGCCCGAACGGATCGACGGGCTAGCGCGCTTTTTTGACCAGAATCCCGACCGTGTGCGTGATCTCGTCTATATCCAGATAGCGCCGCCAAGCCGTGAGGATGTTGAATCCTATCAGAAAATCCGCAACGAGCTTGAGCAGAAGACCGGCCAGATCAACGGCGCGCGGTCGGAAGTCGACATTGTCCCGATCCGCTATGTGAACCGCGGTCATTCGCTCGCTGAATTATGCGGTTTCTACCGGACGGCAAAGATTTGCCTGGTGACACCGCTGCGCGACGGAATGAATTTGGTCGCCAAGGAATATATCGCGGCGCAAGACCCGGACGATCCGGGCGTGCTGGTGCTATCGCGCTTCGCCGGTGCGGCGCAGCAGATGCAGGAGGCTGTGCTGGTCAATCCGCATAGCCCCGATGATCTCAGCCATGCGATCAAAACCGCGCTCGATATGCCGCTGAAAGAGCGCAAGCGTCGCTATGATGCGCTGATAAAAACCGTGCGCGATGACAATGTGCAGGATTGGACCAAGAATTTCGCAGACGATCTGGCGATGCTCGGGAAAAACTGACTTAAACAGCGCGATTGTCTTCGCGGATCGTTTCATCGAACCGCCCGGCATTGCGCTCCATCAGTTCGTGCAATTCCATATGCTTCGGGCGTTCGGCGCGCGCTTTCAGCACCTGATTGACGCGCCACACCAGAAACTTCTCGTCGAATGGTTTGCGGATATAATCTTGCGCGCCTTGATAGCGCGCCTGCTCTTCATCCTTTGCGCCGGTTGTCGCGGTAAACATAATGACCGGCAGATCGTATAGTTTGGGCGATGTGCGCATCGCCCGTAGCACGCTGGCGCCTGAAAGTTGCGGCATGTCCTGATCGAGCAGCAGCAGATCCGGCCGCCGCCAGCGCAGCAATTCCAGCGCTTTTTTGCCGTCCGTGACCCATCCGCACGCATGGCCGGCATTGATCAGTATTTCCGATGCCATTTCGGCGATCATCTCGTCATCATCGGCTATCAGGATATGTGCCATCGCTGCTGCTCCAAACGGTTCATAGTCGGAATGCTTGGTTAGCGCTGCAGTGACCAAGGCCTGGTGAAA
This genomic window from Pontixanthobacter aestiaquae contains:
- a CDS encoding response regulator, whose product is MSIRLGILPGPPFHQALVTAALTKHSDYEPFGAAAMAHILIADDDEMIAEMASEILINAGHACGWVTDGKKALELLRWRRPDLLLLDQDMPQLSGASVLRAMRTSPKLYDLPVIMFTATTGAKDEEQARYQGAQDYIRKPFDEKFLVWRVNQVLKARAERPKHMELHELMERNAGRFDETIREDNRAV
- a CDS encoding alpha,alpha-trehalose-phosphate synthase (UDP-forming), whose product is MSKLVVISNRVAVPKARGVAGAQGGLAGALNSALKEHRGIWFGWSGEECDEYTGSINIQRNDGVTTATMDLPKQDVDEYYNGYANSTLWPLFHYRIDLTEYEREFGKGYERVNERFAESAAPLIEPDDMVWVHDYHLLPLGERLRARGLDNRIGFFLHIPWPPTRLFVSLPFHERLVETMLHYDVLGFQTGEWLESFLHYCRKELGATVDEATGRVEYQGRVTYAKAYPIGIDFDHLTAQGKTEEAKIAGEKLLSSTRDRIAAIGVDRLDYSKGLPERIDGLARFFDQNPDRVRDLVYIQIAPPSREDVESYQKIRNELEQKTGQINGARSEVDIVPIRYVNRGHSLAELCGFYRTAKICLVTPLRDGMNLVAKEYIAAQDPDDPGVLVLSRFAGAAQQMQEAVLVNPHSPDDLSHAIKTALDMPLKERKRRYDALIKTVRDDNVQDWTKNFADDLAMLGKN
- a CDS encoding glycoside hydrolase family 15 protein, coding for MAEAVTDPNLELWPIGNCQVSGLIDQSASLVWGCVPRVDGDPVFCALLNGEKRDSGVWRFELENQTSVTQHYERNTAILVTRLESEDGSAVEIRDFCPRYERSGRMYRPVAFARIVRPVSGVPRLKVTLNPMRDYGATIAEKTNGTNHIRYLVGPQAMRLSTDAPVGYVLESRYYRVEADQHFFLGPDEPFVGNVRSELRRMEQSTARYWKLWVRGLHIPLEWQDEVIRCAITLKLCQHEETGAIVAALTTSIPEAAHSERNWDYRFCWIRDSYYTVQALNRLGALDVLEKYLGYLRNIVDSARGGQIQPLYSVMGEGELDETTAAHLAGYRGMGPVRKGNAAYKQIQHDCYGQIVLPTAQAFFDRRLLRMADDNDFESLEEVGEMAWKMHDQPDAGLWEFRTRQEVHTYSAVMSWAACDRLAKVAANIDKADRQQVWQERADAIRAKIEDKAWVENGQEGGHYGASFESDYLDASLLQMVELRFLQPDNPRFQSTFTAIEKTLRRGEHMLRYASEDDFGLPETAFNVCTFWLIEALHLAGRDEEARTLFTAMLSHTTESGLLSEDLDFETGELWGNFPQTYSLVGVINCAGLLSRPWSEMR